The following are encoded in a window of Castanea sativa cultivar Marrone di Chiusa Pesio chromosome 5, ASM4071231v1 genomic DNA:
- the LOC142635227 gene encoding uncharacterized protein LOC142635227, giving the protein MKLDKRRIKHFTSPLVSFTGDRIIPRGIVTLIMIASTYQALITKEIDFLIVGCPSTYNIILGRPALNRLRAATPKYYLKVINEPEPIFEPSETPQEVEVTLGDSSKVLKIGLAFPTLKKEKMISLLRANQDVFTWKHEDMLGIDRKIIQHRPNVNLECKPVQQKQRIFTLEHNKAVTEEVEKLLEAGFIREVFYLD; this is encoded by the exons ATGAAACTGGACAAGAGAAGAATCAAGCATTTCACCTCTCCTCTGGTGAGCTTCACTGGGGATAGAATCATCCCTAGGGGCATCGTCACTCTAATCATGATTGCAAGCACTTACCAAGCACTAATCACCAAggaaattgattttctcatagtTGGCTGCCCTTCAACATACAATATCATCTTAGGAAGACCTGCACTCAACAGGCTAAGAGCAGCAACGCCAAAATATTACTTGAAG GTGATCAATGAACCAGAGCCCATCTTCGAACCATCAGAAACACCACAAGAAGTTGAGGTCACCCTAGGAGATTCGTCAAAGGTATTAAAGATAGGATTAGCATTCCCAACTCTGAAGAAAGAGAAGATGATTTCCCTCTTAAGGGCAAACCAAGATGTTTTCACCTGGAAACATGAGGATATGCTTGGAATTGATAGGAAGATCATACAACATCGTCCCAATGTCAACCTAGAGTGCAAACCTGTACAGCAGAAGCAGAGAATATTTACACTAGAGCACAACAAAGCAGTAACTGAAGAAGTAGAGAAGCTACTAGAAGCTGGTTTCATTAGGGAAGTCTTCTACCTAGATTGA
- the LOC142635226 gene encoding uncharacterized protein LOC142635226: protein MTPIFRYLKEGWLPEDKTEARKIQIRAAHFVIIDDILYKQGCSLPYLRCADLEEVDYMLREIHKGICGNHARARSLAGKALRAGYYWSTLQKDTHDLVRACDKGQRFANV from the coding sequence ATGACTCCCATCTTCCGTTATTTGAAAGAAGGATGGCTCCCAGAAGATAAAACAGAAGCAAGGAAGATACAGATCAGAGCAGCCCACTTCGTCATTATTGACGATATACTGTACAAACAAGGTTGTTCACTCCCATACTTAAGATGTGCTGACTTAGAAGAAGTAGATTATATGCTCCGCGAGATACAcaaaggaatttgtggaaatcATGCTAGAGCAAGGTCTTTAGCAGGAAAAGCACTCAGAGCAGGATACTACTGGTCGACTTTACAGAAGGACACACACGATCTCGTCAGAGCATGCGATAAGGGTCAACGCTTTGCAAATGTCTAG